The following coding sequences are from one Hymenobacter sp. DG25A window:
- a CDS encoding EamA family transporter encodes MWWLYALLSALFAALTAVLAKIGIKGVDSNLATAIRTVVILVLAWGIVYFRGGLEQLGSLTRTNWTFLVLSGVATGLSWVFYFRALQLGEVSKVAPVDKLSVALAILLSVVFLGEKLTWQGGLGAGLIILGTLVLIWQ; translated from the coding sequence ATGTGGTGGCTTTATGCATTGCTCTCGGCCCTGTTTGCGGCCCTCACGGCGGTACTCGCCAAAATTGGTATCAAGGGGGTTGATTCGAACCTGGCCACGGCCATTCGCACGGTGGTGATTCTGGTGCTGGCCTGGGGCATTGTGTATTTCCGGGGCGGGCTGGAGCAGCTCGGCAGCCTTACCCGCACCAACTGGACGTTCCTCGTCCTGTCCGGGGTGGCCACGGGCTTGTCGTGGGTATTCTATTTCCGGGCCCTGCAGCTGGGAGAAGTATCCAAAGTAGCGCCGGTAGATAAGCTGAGTGTGGCCTTAGCCATTCTACTTTCCGTGGTGTTTCTGGGCGAAAAGCTTACCTGGCAGGGCGGCCTCGGCGCCGGGCTCATCATTCTGGGCACCCTGGTTTTGATCTGGCAGTAG
- a CDS encoding efflux RND transporter permease subunit: MRPSFIQAYKAPIAVLLALALAVGTLAYQRISLALFPEVTFPKVKVIAENGLEPVDRMMVTVTKPLEDAMKQVPDLKLLRSTTSRGSCEISAYLDWNVDVVRSQQTIESRLNQIRADLPPATQITVERMNPAILPVMGYTLEAPGRSALELRRLALYTIKPFLSQVDGVSAVHVQGGRTKEYQVELQPDQLAALGLSPSDVSTSLGQTNFVQSNGYLTDYRRLYLTVTDASLVSKADIENVVLRNDNRRIVRLADVATVQVGEQPEYTRINANGHAAVLIAVSRQPDANVVQVSEGVKAKVKALQAGLPRGIRLSPYYDQADFVSEVVRSVQDSLWIGLALALVVTGLFLRSWRATLTILLAIPIALALTVAVLYFGLGYSFNIMTLGALAAAIGLMIDDAVVMVEQLHRVGEEHPRASVNEIVSRSVQHLLPSLIGSSLSTIVIFLPFALLSGVAGAYFKVLATTMVVALLCSFVVAWLGLPVLYLLLSQLGFGKKKAVAADTVSVETQEEIEEIEEPGLVEVRHHEIPWVRSVIRHPLWSLIGVAVLVTVLVLVIPRLATGFLPEMDEGAIVLDYNSPPGTSLEETDRMLRQAEKLILQVPEVASYSRRTGTQMGFFITEPNTGDILIRLKTSRKRTTDEVIDDIRQRIESTQPALTIDFGQVIGDMLGDLMSTVQPIEIKVFGPTAEIRYGLAEQVAGIVEKTAGTADVFDGIVRMGPAVDVRPDPRRLAQFGLTATDFQSQLQTQLAGVEAGSVLEGEQLLTIRLRYPRAAQASLQQVRAQPIFLPNGQRRRLDELAEVRVSAGEAELERENLQAMTAVTARLNGRDLGSAMQEIRQKLDRQLNLPPGYFIQFGGSYAEQQQSFQELLTILATACLLVFAVGLFLFKDLKAAGLILLVAVLGPAGGSLALFLTNTPLNVGSYTGLIMVVGIIGENAIFTLQQFNDARRDSPVEAAIGYAIAARLRPKLMTALAAIAALLPLALGIGAGAQLHQPLAIAVIGGLILALPLLLVVLPSLLRLVYAKAEVQPAL, encoded by the coding sequence ATGCGCCCTTCCTTTATTCAGGCATATAAAGCGCCCATTGCGGTGCTGCTGGCTCTCGCGCTGGCGGTGGGTACGCTGGCGTATCAGCGCATTTCCCTGGCGCTGTTTCCGGAGGTTACCTTTCCGAAGGTGAAAGTTATTGCCGAAAACGGCCTGGAACCGGTGGACCGCATGATGGTGACCGTGACCAAGCCGCTGGAAGATGCCATGAAACAGGTGCCCGACCTGAAGCTGCTGCGCAGCACCACCAGCCGGGGCTCCTGCGAAATATCTGCCTACCTGGACTGGAACGTGGACGTGGTGCGCAGCCAGCAAACTATTGAGTCGCGCCTGAACCAGATTAGGGCCGATTTGCCGCCGGCCACCCAAATTACCGTGGAGCGCATGAACCCGGCCATTCTGCCGGTAATGGGCTACACCCTGGAAGCCCCGGGCCGCAGCGCCCTGGAGCTGCGGCGGCTCGCGCTCTACACCATCAAGCCGTTTCTCTCGCAGGTAGATGGCGTGTCGGCGGTGCACGTGCAGGGCGGGCGTACCAAGGAATACCAGGTTGAGCTGCAGCCCGATCAGCTGGCAGCGCTGGGCCTTTCGCCCTCCGATGTCAGCACCAGCCTGGGCCAGACCAACTTCGTACAGAGCAACGGCTACCTCACCGACTACCGCCGCCTGTACCTCACCGTAACCGATGCCTCTTTGGTGTCGAAGGCAGACATTGAAAATGTAGTGCTGCGTAATGATAACCGCCGCATTGTGCGCCTCGCGGATGTGGCCACGGTGCAGGTGGGCGAGCAGCCGGAATACACCCGCATCAACGCCAACGGTCACGCGGCCGTGCTGATTGCAGTGTCGCGGCAGCCCGATGCCAACGTGGTACAGGTATCCGAAGGCGTGAAGGCTAAGGTGAAGGCGCTGCAGGCCGGCCTGCCCCGCGGCATCCGGCTCAGCCCGTACTATGATCAGGCCGATTTTGTGTCGGAAGTGGTGCGCTCTGTGCAGGACTCGCTGTGGATTGGGCTAGCGCTGGCGCTGGTAGTTACGGGCCTGTTTCTGCGCTCCTGGCGGGCCACGCTCACCATTCTGCTGGCCATTCCCATTGCCCTGGCCCTCACGGTGGCGGTGCTGTATTTTGGCCTGGGCTATTCCTTCAACATCATGACGCTGGGCGCCCTGGCCGCCGCCATCGGGCTGATGATTGACGATGCCGTGGTGATGGTGGAGCAGCTGCACCGGGTAGGCGAGGAGCACCCGCGGGCTTCCGTTAATGAAATTGTGAGCCGCTCGGTGCAGCACCTGCTCCCGTCGCTCATCGGCTCTTCCCTGAGCACCATTGTTATATTCCTGCCGTTTGCGCTGCTTAGTGGGGTGGCGGGGGCCTACTTTAAGGTGCTGGCTACTACCATGGTGGTAGCCCTGCTCTGCTCGTTCGTGGTGGCGTGGCTGGGCTTGCCGGTGCTGTATCTGCTGCTTTCCCAGTTGGGTTTTGGGAAGAAGAAGGCAGTGGCGGCTGATACGGTATCAGTTGAAACGCAGGAGGAGATAGAGGAAATTGAAGAGCCGGGTTTGGTGGAGGTCCGGCACCACGAAATTCCGTGGGTGCGCTCGGTCATCCGGCATCCGCTCTGGAGTTTGATTGGAGTAGCGGTGCTGGTAACAGTGCTGGTGCTGGTGATTCCGCGCCTGGCCACTGGTTTCCTGCCCGAAATGGATGAGGGCGCCATCGTGCTCGACTACAACTCGCCGCCCGGCACTTCCCTGGAAGAAACCGACCGCATGTTGCGGCAAGCCGAAAAGCTGATTCTGCAGGTGCCGGAAGTAGCCAGCTACTCGCGCCGCACCGGTACACAAATGGGCTTTTTTATCACGGAGCCCAATACCGGTGATATCCTGATCCGCCTCAAAACCAGTCGTAAGCGCACCACCGATGAAGTGATTGACGACATCCGCCAGCGCATTGAAAGCACGCAACCGGCCCTCACCATTGACTTTGGTCAGGTAATTGGCGACATGCTGGGAGACCTGATGAGCACCGTGCAGCCCATTGAAATCAAAGTGTTCGGGCCCACGGCCGAAATCCGCTACGGGCTGGCAGAACAGGTAGCCGGCATCGTAGAGAAAACGGCCGGCACGGCCGATGTCTTCGACGGCATTGTGCGCATGGGCCCGGCCGTGGACGTGCGCCCCGACCCGCGCCGCCTGGCCCAGTTCGGCCTCACGGCTACGGATTTTCAGAGCCAGCTGCAAACCCAGCTGGCGGGCGTAGAGGCCGGGAGCGTGCTGGAAGGCGAGCAGCTGCTCACCATACGGCTGCGCTACCCGCGGGCGGCCCAGGCCTCGCTGCAGCAGGTGCGTGCCCAACCCATTTTCCTGCCCAACGGCCAGCGTCGGCGCCTAGATGAGCTGGCCGAAGTGCGGGTTTCGGCCGGCGAGGCGGAGCTGGAGCGCGAGAATCTGCAGGCCATGACGGCCGTAACGGCCCGCCTCAACGGCCGCGACCTGGGATCAGCCATGCAGGAAATCCGCCAGAAGCTGGACCGGCAGCTCAACCTGCCGCCCGGCTACTTTATCCAGTTTGGGGGCAGCTACGCCGAGCAGCAGCAGTCGTTTCAGGAGCTGCTGACCATTCTGGCTACGGCTTGCTTGCTGGTGTTTGCAGTGGGCCTGTTTCTGTTTAAAGATCTGAAAGCCGCCGGGCTGATTCTGCTGGTGGCGGTGCTGGGCCCGGCTGGGGGCAGCCTGGCCCTGTTTCTCACGAATACTCCCCTGAATGTAGGCTCCTACACCGGCCTGATTATGGTGGTGGGCATCATCGGCGAAAACGCCATTTTCACCCTACAGCAGTTTAATGATGCAAGGCGCGATTCCCCGGTGGAAGCGGCCATCGGCTATGCCATTGCGGCCCGCCTGCGCCCCAAGCTGATGACGGCACTGGCCGCCATTGCCGCGCTGCTGCCTTTGGCGTTAGGCATCGGGGCTGGCGCTCAGCTGCATCAGCCCCTGGCCATTGCCGTCATTGGGGGGCTGATTCTGGCCCTGCCCTTGCTGCTGGTCGTGCTACCTAGTCTGTTGCGGCTGGTCTATGCGAAAGCGGAGGTGCAGCCTGCCTTGTAG
- a CDS encoding fibronectin type III domain-containing protein yields MKHAYYAGMPQASTGLPAARTTSLTTRVWLLLLACLLSASAYAVPVNDLCTNATTILATGSCSPQSATLFEASGSGPAASVGQADDDVWFKFVATSAQHTITLQPSGGSDLVQQLFSGTCGSLVAIKSSDPETMVVPGLTIGATYYLRVYSYYNSPTTAASGAFTICLNNPGPAPANDECASAVVVTPAKTCTGLAGTVAGATPSDPDATTGKANDDVWYSFVATSTQHIITVNPTGSTDMVHQLFRGSCGALTPLFSSDNKAMTATNLTPGATYYVRVYSYFNAQYGGNDARFTICIDKPDAPPVNDNCASAISLTPGLTCQPTSGTLFSATQTTLPNDGACGKPDDDVWYSFVAAAFTQGISVDPNSALDIALELRSGACPGTKLRCKDQAGAGLTDSISAKNLTPGATYYVRVYSYSDSPTTETTGTFTICLTTPKVCDAPTALTATNLTATTATLGFTASAGGASFKLEYGAKGFTPGAGTVKTISTSPTTISGLTAGTQYDFYVTQTCSNGLTSVRVGPKSFSTTAAVCAVPTNLNTTGITTSGATLNWSAGAGTVASYRVEYGKQGFTPGTGTVLTVTGASSKPVTGLTPNTTYQFYVRQNCGPGIDSPVAGPMAFKTLALGDLIVDRLMNVQGSYNNVTVTRTGTAILTGPLTAAQNMTVQAGGVLRTGAFLASATTFNLAEGATLEIGAAEGISANGTTGSVRGTTLTFSPNANYVYNGSAAQVTGLGLPQQVRSLQVSGTAPLTLTRELNVLQLLSLKQNLVTNGKTLTLRSSAAGSAVVYNNGGTVVGSAVVQHFLPAHPNGTDTEHFLSSPVQSATVADLTTPGFTPVVNPAYNTAADPSKVTPYPTVFRYDQARVTSTGTGAADFRKGWFSPTATTEVLTPGKGYVATIGSNASNMDFVGTLTNGSLTVNNLARGTQPQAGWHLLGNPYPSPIDWTKLYPATTGLDAAVYVLKPSGAYSASVNGVGGSPIVESGEGFLTHVSAAGTPGSVSFTNAARVTTFATRTSTPPVTETRPLLQLGLSRNGIGDTLFVYFQQGATAGFDRTFDAYKVPAADVPQLASVAGAAQLAIDGRPALGATDVEIPLAVNAPEAGSYLFRAKHLLNMPATTFVYLRDAQTGKNIDLKLLPTYSFTVAAAGLNQTRFSLVFTRNAITATLPEQLRSQVAVYPNPAHGQLSLQLGRELARQGAQVQLFNPLGQQVMQRHFPRGTAGEKQLPLRGLAPGVYLLRLTVAEGCMTQRIILE; encoded by the coding sequence ATGAAACACGCTTACTATGCCGGCATGCCCCAGGCCAGCACCGGGCTGCCCGCCGCACGAACAACCAGCCTGACTACCCGAGTTTGGCTCCTTTTACTGGCCTGCCTGTTGAGCGCAAGCGCCTATGCAGTACCAGTTAACGACTTGTGCACCAACGCCACAACCATCCTGGCCACTGGCAGCTGCTCGCCGCAGTCGGCCACGCTGTTTGAGGCCAGTGGCTCGGGCCCGGCTGCCAGCGTAGGCCAGGCCGATGATGATGTGTGGTTTAAGTTTGTGGCTACCTCGGCCCAGCACACCATTACCCTGCAGCCAAGCGGCGGTTCTGATTTGGTACAGCAGCTATTTTCCGGCACCTGCGGCAGCCTGGTAGCCATCAAATCCTCAGACCCTGAGACGATGGTGGTGCCCGGCCTCACCATTGGGGCTACCTATTATCTGCGGGTGTATTCTTACTACAACAGCCCGACTACGGCAGCCAGCGGCGCCTTCACCATTTGCCTGAATAACCCCGGGCCTGCGCCCGCCAATGATGAATGCGCCAGTGCCGTTGTGGTAACGCCCGCCAAAACCTGCACCGGCCTGGCCGGCACGGTAGCCGGAGCCACCCCCTCCGACCCGGATGCTACCACCGGCAAAGCCAACGATGACGTGTGGTACTCGTTTGTGGCCACCTCCACGCAGCATATCATTACGGTAAACCCCACCGGCAGCACCGATATGGTGCACCAGCTTTTCCGGGGCAGCTGCGGCGCGCTTACGCCGCTGTTCTCTTCGGATAATAAGGCCATGACGGCCACCAACCTCACGCCGGGAGCCACCTATTACGTGCGGGTGTATTCCTACTTTAATGCGCAGTATGGGGGCAACGATGCCCGGTTTACTATCTGCATCGATAAGCCCGACGCGCCGCCCGTGAATGATAACTGCGCCAGTGCTATCAGCCTGACGCCGGGCCTCACCTGCCAGCCCACCAGCGGCACGCTCTTCAGCGCTACGCAGACTACCCTGCCCAACGATGGGGCCTGCGGCAAGCCGGATGATGACGTGTGGTACTCCTTTGTAGCTGCGGCTTTTACGCAAGGCATTTCCGTGGACCCTAACAGTGCCTTGGATATAGCCCTGGAGCTACGTTCGGGCGCCTGTCCCGGTACCAAGCTGCGCTGCAAAGACCAGGCCGGCGCCGGCCTCACTGATTCCATTAGCGCCAAAAACCTGACCCCCGGCGCCACCTACTACGTGCGGGTGTATTCCTACTCTGATTCCCCGACGACAGAAACCACGGGCACTTTTACCATCTGCCTGACCACCCCCAAGGTATGTGACGCACCAACGGCCCTAACGGCCACCAACCTGACCGCCACCACTGCTACGTTGGGTTTTACCGCCAGCGCCGGCGGGGCTTCCTTTAAGCTGGAGTATGGCGCAAAAGGCTTCACACCCGGCGCCGGTACCGTGAAAACCATCAGCACCTCGCCTACTACCATTTCCGGACTAACTGCCGGCACGCAGTATGATTTCTACGTGACGCAAACCTGCTCCAATGGCCTGACCAGTGTGCGGGTGGGCCCCAAGAGCTTCAGCACCACCGCGGCGGTGTGCGCGGTGCCTACCAACCTGAATACAACCGGTATTACCACCTCTGGCGCTACCCTCAACTGGTCGGCGGGGGCGGGCACCGTGGCCTCCTACCGCGTGGAGTATGGCAAGCAGGGCTTTACGCCGGGCACCGGCACGGTGCTCACCGTAACCGGCGCCAGCAGCAAGCCGGTTACCGGCCTGACGCCCAATACCACCTACCAGTTCTACGTGCGCCAGAACTGCGGACCCGGAATAGATAGCCCGGTAGCCGGCCCCATGGCCTTTAAAACACTGGCGCTGGGCGACCTTATTGTAGACAGGCTGATGAACGTGCAGGGCAGCTACAACAACGTAACCGTAACCCGCACCGGCACGGCCATCCTGACGGGCCCGCTCACGGCCGCTCAGAATATGACGGTACAGGCAGGCGGAGTTTTGCGGACGGGCGCTTTCCTGGCCAGTGCCACCACGTTTAACCTGGCGGAAGGCGCTACCCTGGAAATTGGGGCAGCAGAGGGCATTTCAGCCAACGGCACCACGGGCAGTGTACGGGGCACCACCCTCACCTTCAGCCCCAACGCCAACTACGTGTATAACGGCAGCGCCGCTCAGGTTACCGGCCTGGGCCTGCCCCAGCAGGTACGCAGCCTGCAGGTGAGCGGTACGGCGCCACTCACGCTTACCCGCGAGCTGAACGTGCTGCAACTGCTGAGCCTGAAACAGAACCTGGTGACCAACGGCAAAACCCTCACGCTGCGCTCCTCGGCCGCCGGCTCGGCGGTGGTGTACAACAATGGCGGCACTGTAGTGGGCTCTGCCGTGGTGCAGCATTTTTTGCCGGCCCACCCCAACGGCACGGATACCGAACATTTCCTGTCTTCGCCGGTGCAAAGCGCCACGGTGGCCGACCTGACTACGCCCGGCTTTACGCCCGTGGTAAACCCGGCTTACAACACGGCTGCCGACCCCAGCAAAGTAACGCCCTACCCCACCGTTTTCCGCTACGACCAGGCCCGCGTAACCAGCACGGGCACCGGCGCTGCTGATTTTCGGAAAGGCTGGTTCTCGCCCACCGCCACCACCGAGGTGCTCACACCGGGCAAAGGCTACGTGGCTACCATTGGGTCTAATGCCAGCAACATGGATTTTGTAGGTACCCTGACCAACGGCTCCCTCACGGTAAACAACCTGGCCCGGGGCACGCAGCCGCAGGCAGGCTGGCACCTGCTCGGCAACCCCTATCCTTCGCCCATCGACTGGACCAAGCTGTACCCGGCTACCACCGGCCTGGATGCCGCCGTGTATGTACTGAAGCCATCCGGAGCTTATAGCGCCTCGGTAAACGGGGTGGGTGGCAGCCCCATTGTTGAAAGCGGCGAAGGGTTTCTGACCCACGTTAGCGCGGCAGGCACGCCGGGCAGTGTTTCGTTTACCAATGCGGCCCGCGTTACCACTTTCGCAACGCGCACTTCTACGCCGCCCGTCACGGAAACCCGGCCCTTGCTGCAGCTGGGCCTCAGCCGCAACGGTATCGGCGATACACTGTTTGTCTACTTCCAGCAGGGCGCTACCGCTGGTTTCGACCGCACTTTTGATGCCTACAAAGTGCCCGCAGCAGATGTGCCGCAGCTGGCCTCCGTAGCCGGGGCCGCGCAGCTGGCTATTGATGGGCGCCCGGCTCTGGGGGCCACGGATGTGGAAATACCGCTGGCTGTTAACGCGCCCGAAGCCGGCAGCTATTTGTTCCGGGCCAAGCACCTGCTCAATATGCCCGCTACCACTTTTGTCTACCTGCGGGATGCGCAAACGGGCAAAAATATAGACCTCAAGCTCCTGCCTACCTACAGCTTCACCGTAGCGGCCGCCGGCCTCAACCAGACGCGCTTCTCGTTGGTGTTCACCCGCAATGCCATTACGGCCACACTACCGGAACAGCTGCGCAGTCAGGTTGCCGTATATCCCAACCCGGCGCATGGCCAGCTGAGCCTGCAACTGGGCCGTGAGCTGGCGCGCCAGGGCGCGCAGGTGCAGTTATTTAATCCGCTGGGCCAGCAGGTAATGCAACGACATTTCCCAAGGGGTACCGCCGGGGAAAAACAGCTACCGCTGCGGGGCCTGGCACCGGGCGTGTATCTGCTACGCCTTACGGTGGCAGAAGGCTGCATGACCCAGCGCATCATCCTGGAATAA